From a region of the Sporosarcina ureilytica genome:
- a CDS encoding ATP-grasp domain-containing protein, which yields MYSCWIIYNGSLTSDKFYDQAFLIKEAAERAGVHAVIKKNYEVMMNLAGKLDNKPNFIVFLDKDILLARYLKNQGIPVFNGPEVIETCDNKANQYIQLAKHGVPMPETIIAPKVYPAFTIRESGYYEKVLERLKLPLIIKEGRGSFGMKVYLIETEEDFYEKVDELRGVDYVFQQFIASSRGRDIRVNIVGDEVVAAMYRYSETDFRANITNGGVAEVVELTEAQKSLAIKAADAVGAEFAGVDLLFGENEEPLVCEVNAAAHIRNILNVTGINVADAMIKYILGEIQ from the coding sequence TTGTACAGTTGTTGGATAATTTATAATGGCAGTTTGACAAGTGATAAATTTTACGACCAAGCATTTTTAATAAAAGAAGCTGCAGAACGTGCTGGCGTCCATGCAGTCATTAAGAAAAACTATGAAGTGATGATGAATTTAGCAGGTAAATTAGATAATAAACCGAACTTTATCGTCTTTTTAGATAAGGATATTTTATTAGCCCGTTATTTAAAAAATCAAGGCATTCCTGTTTTCAATGGTCCCGAAGTCATCGAAACATGTGACAATAAAGCCAATCAATACATACAACTAGCGAAACATGGGGTCCCTATGCCAGAAACGATTATTGCCCCAAAAGTGTATCCTGCTTTTACCATTCGAGAATCTGGATACTATGAAAAAGTGTTAGAACGGCTAAAGTTACCGCTTATTATTAAAGAAGGACGAGGTTCCTTTGGCATGAAAGTATATTTAATTGAAACAGAAGAAGATTTTTATGAAAAAGTAGATGAACTTCGCGGTGTCGATTATGTTTTTCAACAGTTTATTGCTTCGAGCAGGGGCCGAGACATCCGGGTTAATATTGTTGGCGATGAAGTTGTCGCGGCGATGTATCGATATTCCGAAACGGATTTCCGTGCGAATATTACCAATGGTGGTGTGGCGGAAGTCGTGGAATTGACTGAAGCGCAAAAATCCTTAGCAATCAAGGCTGCGGATGCGGTTGGCGCTGAATTTGCTGGTGTGGATTTATTGTTCGGGGAGAATGAAGAACCACTTGTCTGTGAAGTGAATGCTGCAGCGCATATTCGAAATATATTAAATGTAACGGGCATTAATGTGGCGGATGCGATGATTAAGTATATATTGGGGGAAATTCAATGA
- a CDS encoding bifunctional folylpolyglutamate synthase/dihydrofolate synthase, producing the protein MIPKLNEYKERWHIKSDHSIKPGLKAIKEALTLLGNPEKRLNVIHVSGTNGKGSTIQFMESILEAHGYTTGVFSSPAIIDIHDQIRYNGNPVTQFTLDETFRKMKEVELSGKLTDFELLTVAAYVTFERLQPDYVLIETGMGGLLDSTNVVQPIVSVITSVALDHVLFLGSTIQEVATHKAGIIKQGTPAVVGALPPEALEIVKQTARKNDTIIKSYGEQFFIEVKDKEIFNGEHIFTLPYRKMKGTHQMINCGVAIEALLTAGINLIEKKVQDAVATAQLSYRFQEVMPNVYLDGAHNPAAAAALTETIENEFPGEKVDFIIGMLKGKDIKGTLDELMPVAASFTFLTFAHPDAATGEELMKNCGHLEKSVTNSFNRPIILDNGNNGRKIVTGSLYLMSGLKFL; encoded by the coding sequence ATGATTCCAAAATTAAACGAATACAAAGAACGATGGCATATAAAAAGTGATCATTCAATCAAACCGGGACTAAAGGCAATAAAAGAAGCGCTTACTTTACTAGGCAATCCAGAGAAACGATTAAATGTGATTCATGTTAGTGGGACAAACGGAAAAGGTTCGACAATCCAATTCATGGAGTCAATCTTAGAAGCGCATGGTTATACAACAGGGGTATTTTCTTCGCCGGCTATCATTGATATACACGATCAAATTCGATACAATGGAAATCCTGTGACACAATTCACGCTAGATGAAACCTTCCGAAAGATGAAGGAGGTTGAGTTAAGTGGAAAGTTAACAGATTTTGAATTGTTGACGGTTGCGGCATACGTTACATTTGAACGTCTTCAACCCGATTATGTGTTAATAGAAACAGGAATGGGTGGATTATTAGACAGTACGAATGTCGTTCAACCGATTGTTTCTGTTATTACATCGGTTGCACTGGATCATGTCCTGTTTTTAGGTTCAACAATTCAAGAAGTGGCTACACATAAAGCAGGGATTATTAAACAAGGGACTCCCGCTGTAGTAGGGGCATTGCCGCCTGAAGCGCTTGAAATTGTGAAGCAAACTGCACGAAAAAACGATACAATCATAAAAAGTTATGGCGAGCAGTTTTTTATCGAAGTAAAAGATAAAGAAATATTTAATGGGGAACATATTTTCACATTACCATACAGGAAAATGAAAGGTACACATCAAATGATAAACTGCGGAGTGGCGATTGAGGCACTCTTAACTGCCGGAATAAACCTTATCGAAAAGAAGGTTCAAGACGCAGTAGCTACAGCTCAATTGTCTTACCGTTTTCAAGAAGTGATGCCGAATGTATACCTAGATGGTGCACATAATCCTGCAGCGGCGGCAGCATTAACGGAGACGATAGAAAATGAATTTCCTGGTGAAAAAGTCGATTTTATCATCGGCATGTTGAAAGGAAAAGACATTAAAGGGACGCTTGATGAACTGATGCCAGTAGCAGCATCTTTCACCTTTTTAACTTTTGCACACCCCGATGCCGCCACGGGAGAGGAGTTAATGAAAAATTGCGGACATCTTGAAAAAAGCGTGACAAATTCTTT